Genomic segment of Andrena cerasifolii isolate SP2316 chromosome 7, iyAndCera1_principal, whole genome shotgun sequence:
TCACGAATGTCTCCCACGCATGGGAGTTTTAAAGAGAATTGTAATTTGTTTCCTAGCGACATCATCGTAATCTCAGACCTACCAGTCCAAACATCGTCGAACGAAATAAATGCGCGTGGCTATAATAATCTAAGATCATGCAAGAAGGATTGCTAGCGCTTTGAAATTATTCACAGCCGTCGAGGTGAATTCGAGACGCTCGCAGAGGCGACAGAGATAGAGGTGTTTAAAGGATTTATCTGAGCGTACGTGTTTCGGTTTCGCTTCTCAGACAGTTGACGAGTTCTTTTCACCGGAACGTTTTTCGAGACGGGAAAAGAACACGAGTAGCGTCACGTACGGTGTGCGTCAATGGTCAGGCGAGGCTCGCGATTAATTTTACTTCCATTGTTTCCGCGTAAAGGTTTATCTGAAAAGTTTATTGCGCGAGAAACATGAAACCACCTTAGTGGATGGCGTAACCGTACGATAAATAGAGTAGTATTCGTTATCATCGAGTAATTCTCTTCTCAGTATTTCAAGGTGAAGTTTGCTTATGTCAGGAGCCCCGCCAGCTTTAATACCTCTAATTAATTCCTTGATACTCATTTAACATCTAACCCTAGACCTCCATTCATCGTCACTTTATTCAAAGCATAACTATTATTTCCCCCCAGAATATTACTCCACATTCACCATGAAATTTCCGTAatcttcgtttaaaaaattaaatgcttCATTACCGAGTCCACAGAACACCGCGATATTCCTCAAGAATTTCGCGAGAAGTAACCCTTATTAAACTTCGCACTCCGTTCCTTTCAGCGTGTTATTTTCAGAGAACTCCGAATCCCTGTACCCGCGGACTATCTCGCGGTACTCAGAACTCTAGCGCGACCTTGCTGATCTTAGATACTATAGCCCCGCGATAGGACACGTACATGAATTATCGGAGCTCGATCTCCGCGAAGGATACGGTAGCACGAGCGAGTCGGTGCGCCCCGTTTCCGCAGTTTTCTCCTCCGCGAGGCATCGTGGAGCCGAGCTCGCGACACCGCCGACAGACATCGTCTCGCTCCTCGGTCCACGTGGCTCCGGAGGAAGCGCCGTCGGTCAGAGGACAGGAGAGGAATGGTGCTCCGAAAGCTTATGCGTCTTTCTGGCGTTCGTTGTACTCGAGAATTAACCTGCTCGCTCTGCCGCCTCCGAGGTGCAAAGAGCGAGGGGAAGGAAGCATCGGCGAAGGTGAGAAGGTTCGTTGACAGCCACAGCTCCTCCACCGGCGACGCTCGCCTCCCCGAGAAGCTGTGGCGCGCGCCAGGCTCGAGAACGTGTCCCTCGGTGCTCGAAGACGCGTTCTAGCTGCGATGTGATCCGTAGGGAAGAGAACGAGGGGAAACAACGGAGGAATAGGCGAAGTAGCTAGCGAATGGCGGGCGTACGGCTCGCTGTTCGATTGCGAGTCGAGCTGAAACGAGGGGAACCGTCGTTTCCGCGAGCCGGTGAAGACGGGCGGCGGTCGGCACGCGTCAGATGCAGCGGGACCTCGGGGACGATTCCGATCGCGACAGATGCCCTCTGCGTCTAACGTGTCCCGACGCGGAGATGCTAGTACGGTTGCGAGTCTGTTGGTAGAAGAGACCGGATGCCAGCATCGCGGCAAGTGATTCTAGAGAACGTTTTGCGCGCGCACGAAACCAACATCGAGGAACCCTCGACGAGACGTAGCCCGAGAAAAGAAAAGGCTTGCCCGTGACACTCTCACCACACGCGTTCTGATCATTATGGGTAACGACGCCTTTCGTTTTCCGTGTAAAAGGACGTTTTTCCGTTTCGGTTCTTAGGCGAACGAATGCATATCATAGTTGTAAATTAACGATTTGTGAAAATAAAAGCTGCAAACTGTTTGTGTTAACAATATAGGTCATTGAACCTGGTGTCTGTCGCCTGTTCTATCCTGCCCGTTTGTTCGGTGGTAGTGTGGTTTACAGCTTGCCTTTCTTCTTTCAACAGTTTCGTTTAATCCTGCGGCGGATTGCTTTAGATTGATTTCTTTCAGAACGTTTTTCTTGCCTAATTCGTTTGAGGATGGATATGCGCTGGTTGTATCGATCATCGTTGGTTCTGCGTTACTTTTATAGCTGCGATGGTGGCCAGAAGAATGTTTAGAGGGTGAAGGACGAGGGAAATGGAAATCGTTGCGAGAAGTTGGAGTTCAATTTGTTTTTatcttctttaaggggttatacctagttaggTGGCCGAAAACGGGCgattgtttgtgaatttttttttaagtagtggaagcatatatttttacagaactttttgcacttaaaagagcaacatttgaagaacatttggtaatttttgggtagaaaaatatttacgtttataatagaaatacctcgacattcaagaagcctttttaaaacggtgagcaagatatctgaaAAACTACTGCAGgaattcttttgaaattttgtgggcttattttgtGTATAACaccgtttttcgttgataaaatcgaaactatacaatgggaaaaaatccctccgccattcagtagatttttatataaaaaaataagcccatcaaatttcagaaagattggtgcagtagtttttcagatatcttgctcaccgtttttaaaaaggcttcttggatgtcgtcgtatttttattataaacgtaaatattttcctaccaaaaaattaacaaatgttcTTTAGACGTTGCTCTTTTCAGTGCAAaacgttctgtaaaaatatatgctaacactttttcaaaaaaaattcacaaacattcgcctctcttcggcctcctgactaggtgtaaccccttaagtgtaaTTCTTTGATATCGCGTGAACGGAATTGAGGAATTGCCTAGAACAGACGAGAGACGTCGGCATAAAAAGTAAAGGCTAGTATcactttaaaatattcttttagCCACCACTGTAAATTAAACTTTCATTAATAAGACAAAGAAATGTAACACTGCTACGTCAGTGTCCATGTTAACAGTGGTAACATGAAGAAATAGAGACAATCGGTAAGTTATTTCTATTTTACGAAGGCAAGTTTCCCTCTACCCTTGTAGTTTGAAGATTGCATGCTCTTGCTGTGATTTTATACGAATTAGaacagtattgaatatgaataaatataGATCGTAATTAGAGCAAGCCTCGGTGTAAAAGATTCCAGTTCAACTCGCTAAACCTATCAACCCCTAAGAATTTACCCTACATTCAAAATCAGTCCACCCCTATCTATCAAGCTCTAACAATCTCTCACCAGTTACTTACAGCCGGGATTACAATACTGTTAAAATTCCTTCTAAGTGTATTAGAATTAGCAGACAATCAGGATTCATTTACTCCCATCCACATCCAATACTTTTCATCACGATCGACTTGCCAACAAAGGCGTAGCACGTGCACACAGAGCAGTGCAAATGACACATGTACATTCTTAAAAAGATCAGTATATCGTGCTCACAAAACACTAAAAAAGAAACATCCTTCACTAGTCAGTCAACAGACCACCACAATCGCCATCAAACATCCACGAACAAAAACCACAACAATTCAATATTCAACCATTCACAGCTCTGACTGCCATTTCTCGAGACTTCCAGGTGGACCATGTCCCTTTAGAACATTCTTTCAACGTTTCGCCGCCATTGCAACCAACTTCGCCAGGTCTCAGCTGACATACGAACCCTAAGCACCTGAGCTACAAAAGGTTATTCATCGTCAGTCACCCTTACCCACATTccccttaaggggctgttccggtctagagttcataaaaataggtgatctttaggaattaattaaaggaaaactactgcatataacttaatgagactttttgcattgtattaaacaTGTCTtagactatagaaatatattttttgttttgtaattaattattgcagacggcactggggagtcattaaagtcgaggcgtaacaaaattcatccaaaacggtggaacctgtagcacctaaaccatcaGTCTGTAATAAAAAACAGTGTCAGATTATTAAAAACCATGAAACTCACTCGTGGACTTAGCAGTAAAAACtacaaaaaataacattttttgagaaaataacactcgaagtttgaaatcactttttccccatatttttcgtactttcaacgcctttaaaaattacaaattttcattttttttaattttactggtttctccacgagccagaagtatattcttccaaataaaaaaagtttcactcgAATCGAATAACTTTTCCAAATACAGGTTCCACCTACAGCCTCGGGAATTTGACGAATTTcgataaatccttttaaacacatattaaaaggttgaacattcgaaaaattgaatagaaaaaaattgatttttggaccggaacctccccttgaaCATTGATCACCCTGCAATGCTACCGAAACCTCGAAAGAATATTCCAAAGGAGCACAGTCTCCAGCAGTTGGTCTCGAGCAGTCAGAAACCATTCCCACCCACATACCCCCCTAATGAAATAGCATCTAACAAGCCACGATAATTTGCAGGTGTCGCTGGCTCTCGGTCTGGAGGCGGGGGGTTGGGGCGCCCTGGTGGAGCGTTCGGCCAGCAGCGGTAGAAGCGGTTCCCTGCTAGGTCACGGAGGCTTCGCCGGTTTGGCGGGGCTGGCGCGCCGCTGCGGCGTCTGCCTGGCGACGTTCCCTTCCGCGTGGCTGCTGGAGCAGCACGCGTTGCTGCAGCACGCCGGCCAGGCCGGCGACGACAAGCCGTTCACCTGCGAGCAATGCGGCCAGCGCTACCGCTACCGTTCCGCGTACGTCAAGCACAGGGAGCAGAACCACCGCGCCCGCCTGCCGGCCGACAAGCTGTTCACCTGCGACGTCTGCGGCATGCAGTTTAGGTACCTAAAGTCCTTCAAGAAGCACAGGCTGAACCACGCGCTGGAGCGGCTGCAGCGGGCCCCGGAGTCGCAGAACAGCGCGGTAGCGGTCTCCGTGGCCGCGGAGCGCAGCGACCAGGTCTCCAGCACCGGCGAGCCGTCCCAAGCGGAGACGGGTAGCGACACCACCACCAACCCCGGCGAGGAGGAGACCCGTGGCACGTTCGCGGAGAACGCCCGCGAGGAGAGCGTGTCCGAGACGGCCAGCGTGCAGGAGAACCCCGGGGAGGCTGTGGAGGTGCAAGCGACGGAGCCGCCAGCTGGTAACGGGGCCGGCTCCGGTGGCGGTGGCAGCGCCAGCGAGGTAGGCGACGTGGACGACAACGCTGTGGACGACGACAGGTCCGAGCCAGCCGATCAGGTGATCAGCCTGGCGCGGGGTAGCCACGAGGCGGACAGGCGCGAGCGCCGTTTCGCCTGCCCGTTCTGCGGTAAGTGCGTCAGGTCCAAGGAGAACCTGAAGCTCCACGTGCGCAAGCACACAGGCGAGCGACCGTTCGTTTGCCTGTTCTGCGGCCGCGCGTTCGGCGGCAAGAGCGACCTCACCAGGCACCTTCGCATCCACACCGGCGAGAGGCCCTACCACTGCGAGATGTGCGGCAAATGCTTCGCCAGGGCGGACTACCTGTCCAAACACCTCACCACGCACATACACCAGCGCTAAGCGCGGCTCCGAGGCGATCTCGTGGGCGTTCCTGCCGCGCCGTCCCATCAGCGATGCTCGGGCGTTGCTGGCCGCGTTGCTAGAAGGTGATTTCAGTTGCTTCTGATCGGACGCCAATGCTTCTTTGCCAGCGGAGAGAGTAAGTTTCGACGGGTCGCGTGGATCCACCGGGGGCCACGAAGACGTTGCTGTTTTAGGGGTAGGCTCTTCGAAGCGTCGCGCCCAAGCTCCGCCGCGACTCGAGTTTTGTATCCTTGCGGCTTTCGGTTCAAACAACGAAATTGTAGGCGACTGTGGCGCGCATCTGTTGCGCGGCTCGAGGGGCGGACCAGGCATTTGCTCAATTGTG
This window contains:
- the LOC143371367 gene encoding uncharacterized protein LOC143371367; protein product: MQFRYLKSFKKHRLNHALERLQRAPESQNSAVAVSVAAERSDQVSSTGEPSQAETGSDTTTNPGEEETRGTFAENAREESVSETASVQENPGEAVEVQATEPPAGNGAGSGGGGSASEVGDVDDNAVDDDRSEPADQVISLARGSHEADRRERRFACPFCGKCVRSKENLKLHVRKHTGERPFVCLFCGRAFGGKSDLTRHLRIHTGERPYHCEMCGKCFARADYLSKHLTTHIHQR